The nucleotide window TGGCGGCCATGTTGACATCATGAAGCACCATGATCACGGTTAAGCCGAGTGACTGATTAAGCTCTCTGATTAAAGCAAGTAATTCATGTTGGTGTGCCACATCGAGTGCTGAAGTCGGTTCATCAAGCAAAATACATTGGCTTTGCTGAGCAAGTAGCATTGCGACCCAAGCTCTTTGTCTTTCTCCGCCAGAAAGCGTTGCGACAAATCGGTCAGAAAAGGCGTTAAGCCCAACCTTTTCAATCGCTTCGTCTACAATGGCGTAGTCGTCTTTGCTGTAACGTCCAAACGCGCCTTTCCATGGGTAACGGCCAAAGCAAACCAGTTCACGAACGGTCACGCCATCAGTAATTGGTGGGTGCTGCGGCAGGTAGGCGACTTGGTGTGCAAATTCAAGGTTACTGTATGAGGCGAGGGGTTGCTCATTGAAGAGAACGTCACCTTCAGTTGGCGTGTTTTGTCGACTTAACAGTTTAATGAGTGTCGATTTGCCACATCCATTATGACCCAGCAAGGTGGTGACCTTCTTTGGTTCAAAGGTCAAAGTTGTTGGCGAAAGGATCTTCTTACCGTCGATTTCGAACGAGGCATTGGTAAGTGTGTACATAATGCAATATGAAGTTGAGTTATGGGCTGCTAGCCGCTAATGTAACACAGTGAAATAAAAATGATAATTATTCGCTAAATCAATCGACTTATCATTGTAGTATGCTCGTGCCCACTACGAGCTGACCAACCTTATCTAGCGCCTTCGATATTATGTCTGTTATACAAAACAAAAAATTTCAACTAATGGCTATTGGCCTTGCTTCGGCTCTTATGGGGATTGGACAAAATGGTTTACTCGTTTCACTGCCTTTTTTAGTGGAACAATCTGCTTTTAGTTTGCCAACATGGTCGATTCTTATCGCGGTAGGGAGCTTACTGTTTCTGCCATCCGCTCCATTTTGGGGAAGGTACAGTGATAAGCATGGCCCTAAAAAAGTGGTTATTCAGGCATTGGTTGGAATGGCGATTAGTTTTGCTCTACTGTTTTTTTTCGCCATGTTCAGTAGCAGTAGCAGCGGCCAGACATTATTGGTTTGTTTCATCGGTTTGCTGGTAGCTAGGATCATCTATGGTTGTACGGTTTCTGGAATGGTGCCCGCGAGTCAGCATTGGGCGT belongs to Vibrio splendidus and includes:
- a CDS encoding ABC transporter ATP-binding protein, which translates into the protein MYTLTNASFEIDGKKILSPTTLTFEPKKVTTLLGHNGCGKSTLIKLLSRQNTPTEGDVLFNEQPLASYSNLEFAHQVAYLPQHPPITDGVTVRELVCFGRYPWKGAFGRYSKDDYAIVDEAIEKVGLNAFSDRFVATLSGGERQRAWVAMLLAQQSQCILLDEPTSALDVAHQHELLALIRELNQSLGLTVIMVLHDVNMAAKFSDHLIALHSGKVIASGSPKDLMTPETLMQIYGMELALFKHPETGQPISYIP